In a single window of the Pseudogemmatithrix spongiicola genome:
- a CDS encoding rhomboid family protein, with the protein MTPWVTRLLVANIAMFALTYTVLPSFVTELLVFVPRAILTRPWTVVTYMFLHGGLSHILFNMLGLFFFGSRVEQRLGERRFITLYLVSGIFGAIASLIFTPNAAVIGASAGVFGVMMAFAMFWPHEKIYIWGVIPVEARILVLVTTAFALFAGLGGRGGGVAHFAHLGGYVGAYAYLWYLQRNSAQRRFKAQMTRVEPSVKRQVAVHRDQLDLQGVHELTRDEVNRILDKINAGGIESLTPEELRFLSNFAPMDDRKPLPPA; encoded by the coding sequence ATGACCCCCTGGGTAACGCGGCTCCTCGTGGCGAACATCGCGATGTTCGCCCTGACCTATACCGTGCTGCCGAGCTTCGTCACCGAGCTGCTCGTGTTCGTGCCGCGCGCGATCCTCACGCGGCCGTGGACGGTGGTGACGTACATGTTCCTGCACGGCGGCCTTTCGCACATCCTGTTCAACATGCTGGGCCTGTTCTTCTTCGGCTCGCGCGTGGAACAGCGCTTGGGCGAGCGGCGCTTCATCACGCTCTACCTCGTGAGCGGCATCTTCGGGGCGATCGCCTCGCTCATCTTCACACCGAATGCGGCCGTGATCGGCGCCTCGGCGGGCGTGTTCGGCGTCATGATGGCCTTCGCGATGTTCTGGCCGCACGAGAAGATCTACATCTGGGGCGTGATTCCGGTCGAGGCGCGGATCCTCGTGCTCGTCACGACGGCCTTCGCGCTGTTCGCCGGTCTCGGTGGCCGTGGCGGCGGCGTGGCGCACTTCGCCCACCTGGGGGGCTACGTGGGCGCGTACGCCTACCTCTGGTACCTGCAGCGCAACAGCGCCCAGCGGCGGTTCAAGGCGCAGATGACTCGCGTCGAGCCGTCGGTGAAGCGACAGGTGGCCGTGCACCGGGACCAGCTCGATCTGCAGGGCGTGCACGAGCTCACGCGGGACGAAGTGAACCGGATCCTCGACAAGATCAACGCCGGCGGGATCGAGAGCCTGACGCCCGAGGAGTTGCGCTTCCTCTCGAACTTCGCGCCCATGGACGACAGAAAGCCCCTGCCGCCCGCGTAG
- a CDS encoding PQQ-dependent sugar dehydrogenase has protein sequence MSIRLLSAAALAGVLLAPSLPAQDAPLRSIYHPYRVVTVAEGLVNPWSIAFLPGGDILVTERAGRLRIVRGGRLLAEPVAGLPAIRVGNQGGLLDVVPHPDFARNRLLYISYAKPNAAGDQSTTAVIRARFANDRLNDVQEVFEANAWSRGQGHYGSRIAFDGKGYMFITVGDRQVPPQGDLAAHPAQDLKVHNGKVIRLHDDGRVPTDNPFVGRTDALPQIWSYGHRNPQGLLIDAAGNVWATEHGPQGGDELNLIQPGKNYGWPVIGFGVNYRSGTNIHEGTTRAGMEQPVKVWVPSIATSGLMQYRGTAFSGWQGHVFSGGLVGEVLWRLKIEDGRVVEEEQLFSRRGRVRDVRQGPDGFVYLAVEDRAGGPTNLVRLEPAGR, from the coding sequence ATGTCGATCCGCCTGCTGTCCGCCGCAGCCCTCGCCGGCGTGCTCCTCGCTCCGTCGCTCCCGGCGCAGGACGCGCCGCTGCGCTCGATCTACCATCCGTATCGCGTGGTCACGGTTGCCGAAGGGTTGGTCAACCCATGGTCGATCGCCTTCCTCCCCGGCGGCGACATCCTCGTCACGGAGCGTGCCGGCCGCCTGCGCATCGTACGCGGCGGTCGCTTGCTCGCGGAGCCGGTGGCGGGTCTGCCGGCGATCCGCGTCGGCAACCAGGGCGGCCTGCTCGACGTCGTACCGCATCCGGACTTCGCGCGCAATCGATTGCTCTACATCTCCTATGCGAAGCCGAACGCAGCCGGCGACCAAAGCACGACGGCGGTGATCCGCGCGCGGTTCGCCAACGATCGCCTGAACGACGTGCAGGAAGTGTTCGAAGCGAACGCGTGGTCGCGCGGCCAAGGCCACTACGGCTCGCGCATCGCGTTCGACGGCAAGGGCTACATGTTCATCACGGTGGGCGACCGGCAGGTGCCGCCGCAGGGCGACCTCGCCGCGCATCCGGCACAGGACCTGAAGGTGCACAACGGCAAGGTGATCCGCCTGCACGATGACGGCCGCGTGCCGACGGACAATCCGTTCGTCGGGCGCACCGACGCGCTGCCGCAGATCTGGAGCTACGGGCACCGGAATCCGCAGGGCCTGCTCATCGACGCCGCCGGCAACGTGTGGGCCACCGAGCACGGCCCGCAGGGCGGCGACGAGCTCAATCTCATCCAGCCGGGCAAGAACTACGGCTGGCCGGTCATCGGCTTCGGCGTGAACTACCGCAGCGGCACGAACATCCACGAAGGCACGACGCGCGCCGGCATGGAGCAGCCGGTGAAGGTGTGGGTGCCGAGCATCGCGACGTCCGGGCTGATGCAGTACCGGGGCACGGCGTTCAGCGGCTGGCAGGGCCATGTGTTCTCGGGCGGCCTCGTGGGCGAGGTGCTCTGGCGCCTGAAGATCGAGGACGGGCGCGTCGTCGAGGAAGAACAGCTGTTCTCGCGCCGCGGTCGCGTCCGCGACGTGCGTCAGGGGCCGGACGGCTTCGTCTACCTCGCCGTCGAGGATCGCGCAGGGGGCCCGACGAACCTCGTGCGGCTGGAGCCCGCCGGCCGCTGA
- a CDS encoding DUF3300 domain-containing protein produces the protein MRRSTLGWKLVSALVLAVPTAAPAAQDAFAQGAAADSWTQEELDNLLAPIALYPDPILAQVLVAATYPEQVLAAQAHVKAFGADNIDQMPWEISVKAVARYQPVLNLLADGEDWMTALGQAYATQPTDVMDAVQRLRRMASAQGNLQTTTQQQVVVEREVIRIVPAEPRVIYVPTYDPAVIYHRPVYIAHAHPAYWSWGIGHPIGVWLTYDVDWWGHRVYHHGWHTHGPRWAVVARPWIVVNPIYVAPRHTIIVVNRGVVHRRWDTRYVRRYGVVHRNAGFERHDRGFRRDGDGRGVAERRAVPRDDAYGQRAVPTPSRGYDRGAPSAPSAPRAPVTRSERREASAPRASSERATAPRASTPRASTPRASTPRASTPRASTPRASTPRASTPRASTPRAERESAPRASAPRDGSAAPRASAPKSSGGSSARGGERGTRGTRGSSREKPRGN, from the coding sequence ATGCGGCGCTCGACTCTCGGTTGGAAACTCGTCTCGGCGCTTGTCCTCGCGGTGCCGACTGCAGCGCCGGCGGCGCAGGATGCGTTCGCTCAGGGGGCGGCGGCGGACTCGTGGACGCAGGAGGAGCTCGACAACCTCCTCGCGCCGATCGCGCTGTATCCGGACCCCATCCTCGCACAGGTGCTCGTCGCCGCGACGTATCCCGAACAGGTGCTCGCCGCTCAGGCACACGTGAAGGCCTTCGGCGCGGACAACATCGACCAGATGCCCTGGGAGATCAGCGTCAAGGCGGTGGCGCGCTATCAGCCGGTGCTTAACCTCCTCGCCGACGGCGAAGATTGGATGACGGCACTCGGCCAGGCCTACGCCACGCAGCCGACGGACGTGATGGATGCCGTGCAGCGCTTGCGCCGGATGGCCAGCGCCCAGGGCAACCTGCAGACCACGACGCAACAGCAGGTGGTGGTCGAGCGGGAGGTGATCCGCATCGTCCCGGCGGAGCCGCGCGTGATTTACGTGCCGACCTACGACCCGGCGGTGATCTACCATCGGCCGGTCTACATCGCGCACGCGCATCCCGCGTACTGGAGCTGGGGCATCGGGCATCCCATCGGCGTGTGGCTCACCTACGACGTCGACTGGTGGGGCCATCGCGTCTACCACCACGGCTGGCACACGCATGGCCCACGCTGGGCGGTCGTGGCGCGTCCGTGGATCGTCGTAAATCCGATCTATGTGGCACCGCGGCATACGATCATCGTCGTGAACCGCGGCGTGGTGCATCGCCGCTGGGATACGCGCTACGTCCGTCGCTACGGCGTGGTGCATCGGAACGCGGGCTTCGAGCGCCATGACCGCGGATTCCGCCGCGATGGCGACGGGCGCGGGGTGGCCGAGCGCCGAGCGGTGCCGCGCGACGACGCTTACGGCCAGCGCGCAGTGCCGACACCGAGTCGTGGGTACGATCGAGGGGCACCGAGTGCACCGAGCGCACCCCGTGCGCCAGTGACGCGCAGCGAGCGCCGCGAGGCGAGCGCACCGCGGGCATCGAGCGAGCGCGCGACAGCGCCGCGGGCTTCGACGCCGCGGGCTTCGACGCCGCGGGCTTCGACGCCGCGGGCTTCGACGCCGCGGGCTTCGACGCCCCGAGCTTCAACGCCACGAGCTTCAACGCCACGAGCTTCAACGCCACGAGCTGAACGCGAATCCGCCCCCCGCGCGAGTGCGCCACGCGACGGCTCGGCAGCGCCCCGCGCCTCGGCGCCGAAGTCGTCCGGGGGCAGCTCGGCGCGCGGTGGCGAGCGCGGCACGCGCGGCACGCGCGGCAGTTCACGCGAGAAGCCCCGCGGGAACTGA
- a CDS encoding DUF4342 domain-containing protein, producing the protein MEEIKVTGAKLLEKVKALIKEGNVRRLVLRNPQGRVLMDVPLNAGIAASALLPLWAAIASIAVLATDYTILVEREGPPAK; encoded by the coding sequence ATGGAAGAGATCAAGGTGACTGGCGCCAAGCTGCTCGAGAAGGTCAAGGCGCTCATCAAGGAAGGCAATGTCCGGCGCCTCGTGCTGCGTAATCCGCAGGGGCGCGTGCTCATGGATGTGCCGCTCAACGCCGGCATCGCGGCCTCGGCGCTGCTGCCCCTCTGGGCCGCGATCGCGAGCATCGCCGTACTCGCCACCGACTACACGATCCTCGTCGAGCGCGAAGGCCCGCCCGCGAAGTGA
- a CDS encoding ABC transporter permease — protein MRQLSLALRMLRKTPFVTAVAVLSLALGIGANAAIYSMFDQLLLRALPVPNAHELVSLASPGPKPGSTSCNQQGECSATFSYPMYRDLAEKQSALAGIAASRIFGASLSVDNEPSVGEGAWVSGSYFPTLGVQPALGRLLGPDDDRIPDGHDLMVISHTLWRDRFASRADVVGKSMIVNGRSMEIVGVLPESFTGTTAGSRPLVYIPLAMRWAFSTSGYKGYENRRDYSLYVFGRLKPGGTLAEAQAALNTLYQPILTEIEAPLQDGMSDATLERFKARRIELEPGARGQSRIHAEARTPLLLLFAITGTVLLIACANVANLLLARGAGRATEMGVRLALGASRGTLLRQLMTESLLLSALGGVVSLFVARWTLAGIGSLLPPEAAASMTFAVDWRVMAFAAILAVATGFVFGLYPALQGTRADLISAIRAGAGQIAGAQGSARLRNALVTVQIALSMALLASASLFVKSLSQVSKVDLGITIEDAITFSTSPARVGYDTLRSGVFNRRLEEELKSLPGVTGVTSSMVGLLAGNDWGNDVRVQGFECGPDTDCNAVYSEVGPEFFTTLGVRMVAGRDFTESDIAGATQVAVVNQRFAEKFGLGSDAVGKFMGRAGADGDSLRILIVGLVPNIAYNNVRQDEPLPVFYIPWRQNARTTFMNWYVRSSLPPEQLLPQIPALVKRLDASLPVEDLKTMPQQIRENVFLDRMISILASAFAVLATLLAAVGLYGVMAYSVTQRTREIGVRMALGADADRVQALVLRQVAWMLAIGGAVGLAAAFALGRAAQSLLFEIQPYDPVALGISTALLAVVALGAGYLPARRASRVDPMHALRYD, from the coding sequence ATGCGCCAGTTGTCTCTCGCCCTGCGCATGCTGCGCAAGACGCCGTTCGTCACGGCGGTCGCAGTGCTCTCGCTCGCCCTCGGCATCGGGGCGAATGCGGCGATCTACTCGATGTTCGACCAACTCTTGCTGCGCGCGCTGCCGGTGCCGAACGCCCATGAGTTGGTGAGCTTGGCATCGCCAGGTCCCAAGCCCGGCAGCACCTCGTGCAACCAGCAGGGCGAGTGCTCGGCGACGTTCTCGTATCCGATGTACCGCGACCTCGCCGAGAAACAGTCGGCGTTGGCGGGCATCGCCGCGAGCCGGATCTTCGGGGCCAGCCTCTCCGTCGATAACGAGCCGAGCGTCGGCGAAGGCGCGTGGGTCTCGGGCAGCTACTTCCCGACGCTTGGCGTGCAGCCAGCGCTCGGCCGCCTCCTCGGCCCCGACGACGACCGGATTCCCGACGGCCACGATCTCATGGTAATCAGCCACACCCTGTGGCGCGACCGGTTCGCGTCGCGGGCGGATGTCGTGGGCAAGTCCATGATCGTCAACGGACGCTCCATGGAGATCGTCGGCGTGCTGCCGGAGTCGTTCACCGGGACCACCGCGGGCTCGCGTCCGCTGGTGTACATCCCGCTGGCCATGCGCTGGGCCTTCTCGACGTCGGGATACAAGGGCTACGAGAATCGCCGGGACTACTCGCTGTACGTGTTCGGCCGGCTGAAGCCCGGCGGCACGCTCGCGGAGGCGCAGGCCGCACTCAACACGCTGTACCAGCCGATCCTGACGGAAATCGAGGCGCCGCTGCAGGACGGGATGAGCGACGCGACGTTGGAGCGCTTCAAGGCGCGGCGCATTGAACTCGAACCGGGCGCCCGCGGCCAGAGCCGCATCCACGCCGAGGCGCGTACCCCGCTCCTGCTGCTCTTCGCCATCACGGGGACGGTGCTGCTGATCGCCTGCGCCAACGTCGCGAACCTCTTGCTCGCCCGCGGCGCCGGTCGTGCCACCGAGATGGGCGTCCGCCTCGCACTGGGCGCTTCACGCGGGACGTTGCTGCGCCAGCTGATGACGGAGTCGCTCCTCCTGTCAGCGCTCGGTGGCGTCGTGAGCCTGTTCGTGGCGCGCTGGACGCTCGCGGGGATCGGCAGCTTGCTGCCGCCCGAGGCCGCCGCATCGATGACCTTTGCCGTGGATTGGCGCGTGATGGCCTTCGCGGCGATCCTCGCAGTCGCCACCGGCTTCGTCTTCGGCCTCTATCCGGCGCTGCAGGGCACCCGCGCCGACCTCATCTCGGCCATCCGTGCCGGCGCGGGACAGATCGCCGGCGCGCAGGGCTCGGCGCGGCTCCGCAACGCGCTGGTGACGGTGCAGATCGCCCTGTCGATGGCGCTCTTGGCCTCGGCCAGCCTGTTCGTGAAGTCCTTGAGTCAGGTGTCGAAGGTCGACCTCGGCATCACGATCGAGGATGCCATCACCTTCTCGACGTCGCCGGCCCGCGTGGGCTACGATACGCTGCGCTCGGGGGTGTTCAATCGGCGGCTCGAGGAGGAGTTGAAGAGCCTGCCGGGCGTCACGGGCGTGACCTCGTCGATGGTGGGCCTGCTCGCGGGCAATGACTGGGGCAACGACGTACGTGTGCAGGGCTTCGAATGCGGGCCGGATACGGACTGCAATGCCGTGTACAGCGAGGTCGGTCCGGAGTTCTTCACGACGTTGGGCGTGCGCATGGTCGCGGGGCGCGATTTCACCGAATCGGACATCGCGGGCGCCACGCAGGTCGCGGTGGTGAACCAGCGCTTCGCCGAGAAGTTCGGTCTGGGCAGCGATGCCGTGGGCAAGTTCATGGGGCGTGCCGGAGCCGACGGCGATTCGTTGCGCATCCTGATCGTCGGCCTGGTGCCGAACATCGCGTATAACAACGTGCGCCAGGACGAGCCGCTGCCGGTGTTCTACATCCCGTGGAGGCAGAACGCACGCACGACCTTCATGAACTGGTACGTGCGGAGCTCGCTGCCTCCGGAGCAGTTGCTGCCGCAGATCCCGGCCCTGGTGAAGCGCTTGGATGCGTCGCTGCCGGTGGAGGACCTCAAGACGATGCCGCAGCAGATTCGCGAGAATGTGTTCCTCGATCGCATGATCAGCATCTTGGCGAGCGCGTTCGCCGTGCTGGCGACGCTGCTGGCGGCGGTGGGGCTCTACGGCGTGATGGCGTACTCAGTCACGCAGCGGACCCGCGAGATCGGCGTGCGGATGGCACTCGGCGCCGACGCGGACCGCGTGCAGGCGTTGGTGCTGCGCCAGGTCGCGTGGATGTTGGCGATCGGCGGCGCGGTGGGGCTGGCGGCGGCATTTGCGCTGGGTCGGGCGGCGCAGTCTCTTTTGTTCGAGATACAGCCCTACGATCCCGTGGCGCTTGGAATCTCTACGGCCCTCCTCGCCGTAGTGGCGTTGGGTGCCGGTTACCTGCCGGCCCGCCGCGCCTCGCGCGTGGATCCGATGCATGCCCTCCGTTACGACTGA
- a CDS encoding efflux RND transporter periplasmic adaptor subunit, whose translation MDIVRTPPKRTGRKVAIGGGIAAVLLLTIAVARLDPAVPTVARAGVIIDSVRRGDVTREVRGPGSLVPEQIRWITAQASARVERLYVQSGAAMGAGQLILELSNPDLQIQTMQAEQQVRQAEIDLLNLRTNLRSALLTQEGVVATTRTQYVSALQEAAAADSLIKRNLVSEFDLRNRRAQAEEMTTRLRLEQERLQLMAGAIDSQIAVQAGQVEQLRAIAANQQARLRSLTVRAPDAGVLQELDLELGQWVPEGTALAKVVQPGRLKAELRIPESQAKDVAIGQPASVDTRNGIVRGRVARKDPSAVGGSVLVDIALEGPLPAGAVPDLSVDGTIQVAQMNGILYTGRPAVGAASGSVTMFKLEPDGVHAVRVQVELGRSSVNTIEILRGLEPGDRVVLSDMTQYANVDRVRIK comes from the coding sequence ATGGACATTGTCCGAACTCCCCCCAAGCGCACGGGCCGCAAGGTCGCCATCGGCGGCGGCATCGCGGCCGTGCTGCTCCTGACCATCGCCGTCGCGAGGCTCGACCCCGCGGTGCCCACCGTGGCCCGCGCGGGTGTGATCATCGACTCCGTGCGGCGCGGCGACGTGACGCGCGAGGTGCGCGGACCAGGGTCGCTGGTGCCCGAGCAGATCCGATGGATCACGGCCCAAGCGTCGGCGCGCGTCGAGCGGCTCTACGTGCAGTCCGGCGCGGCGATGGGTGCGGGCCAGCTCATCCTCGAGCTGTCGAACCCCGACCTGCAGATCCAGACCATGCAGGCCGAGCAGCAGGTGCGGCAGGCGGAGATCGACCTGCTCAACCTGCGGACGAACCTCCGGAGCGCGCTGCTCACGCAGGAAGGTGTGGTCGCGACGACGCGCACGCAGTACGTGAGCGCCTTGCAGGAGGCGGCCGCTGCCGATTCGCTCATCAAGCGCAACCTGGTGAGCGAGTTCGACCTGCGGAACCGCCGCGCCCAGGCCGAGGAGATGACCACGCGCCTGCGCCTGGAGCAGGAGCGGCTGCAGCTGATGGCCGGTGCCATCGACAGCCAGATTGCCGTGCAGGCGGGGCAGGTGGAGCAGCTGCGCGCCATTGCGGCGAACCAGCAGGCGCGGCTGCGCTCGCTGACGGTGCGCGCGCCCGATGCGGGCGTGCTGCAGGAGCTCGATCTCGAGCTCGGGCAATGGGTGCCCGAGGGGACCGCGCTCGCGAAGGTGGTGCAGCCGGGCCGCCTGAAGGCCGAACTGCGCATCCCCGAATCACAGGCCAAGGATGTGGCGATCGGCCAGCCAGCCAGCGTGGATACGCGCAACGGCATCGTCCGCGGTCGCGTCGCCCGCAAGGACCCGTCGGCGGTGGGGGGATCAGTGCTCGTGGACATCGCCCTCGAGGGGCCGCTGCCGGCGGGCGCAGTGCCTGACCTCTCGGTCGATGGCACGATCCAAGTGGCCCAGATGAATGGCATTCTCTACACGGGTCGCCCCGCGGTTGGCGCCGCGAGCGGCTCGGTCACGATGTTCAAGCTGGAACCGGACGGCGTGCATGCCGTACGGGTGCAGGTGGAGCTGGGCCGCAGTTCCGTGAATACGATCGAGATCCTCCGCGGCCTCGAGCCCGGAGACCGCGTAGTGCTGTCGGACATGACCCAGTACGCGAATGTCGATCGCGTACGCATCAAGTGA
- a CDS encoding ABC transporter ATP-binding protein has product MTTLIRMEGIKKVFTTDEVETHALSDIHFSITKGEYVAISGPSGCGKTTLLSILGLLDAPSGGVYELAGHRVETLSPADRARVRNRQIGFIFQAFNLIGDLTVAENVELPLTYREDMSASERKDRVARALERVGMSHRAKHFPAQLSGGQQQRVAVARAVAGDPAILLADEPTGNLDSKNGEAVMALLQELHGQGSTICMVTHDHRYAQHASREVHLFDGKVVQPAMMGAA; this is encoded by the coding sequence ATGACGACGTTGATCCGCATGGAAGGCATCAAGAAGGTCTTCACGACGGATGAGGTCGAGACGCACGCGCTGTCCGACATCCACTTCTCGATCACCAAGGGCGAGTACGTGGCCATCTCCGGCCCGTCGGGTTGCGGCAAGACGACGCTGCTCTCGATCCTCGGACTGCTCGATGCCCCGAGCGGCGGCGTCTACGAACTCGCGGGCCACCGCGTCGAGACGCTCTCGCCGGCCGACCGCGCGCGCGTCCGCAACCGGCAGATCGGCTTCATCTTCCAGGCCTTCAATCTCATCGGCGACCTGACGGTGGCGGAGAACGTCGAACTGCCGCTGACCTACCGCGAAGACATGAGCGCCAGCGAGCGCAAGGACCGCGTGGCGCGCGCGCTCGAGCGCGTGGGCATGAGCCATCGCGCCAAGCATTTCCCGGCGCAGCTCTCGGGCGGTCAGCAGCAGCGTGTGGCCGTGGCCCGCGCGGTGGCCGGCGACCCGGCGATCCTGCTCGCCGACGAGCCGACGGGTAACCTCGACTCGAAAAACGGCGAGGCCGTGATGGCGCTGCTGCAGGAGCTGCACGGGCAGGGCAGCACGATCTGCATGGTGACGCACGACCATCGCTACGCGCAGCATGCCTCGCGCGAGGTGCATCTGTTCGACGGTAAGGTGGTGCAGCCGGCGATGATGGGCGCCGCGTAG
- a CDS encoding c-type cytochrome, whose product MRAGMLRLVPVILFLAACGGAAGTSGSASAGAAPAAARGPSPEELAAIARGDSLFNGGGCQRCHGQKGVGAQNGPSLVAGPWLHVDGSKAQIAALITRGVPREEFKNSERPFAMRPRGGPMNLTDAQVQDLAAYVVSISRAKSAR is encoded by the coding sequence ATGCGTGCTGGCATGCTGCGGCTGGTTCCGGTGATCCTGTTTCTCGCGGCCTGCGGCGGCGCCGCCGGTACGTCCGGCAGCGCAAGCGCCGGGGCCGCGCCCGCAGCCGCCCGAGGGCCCAGCCCCGAAGAGCTCGCGGCCATCGCCCGCGGCGACTCGCTCTTCAACGGTGGCGGGTGCCAACGCTGCCATGGCCAGAAGGGTGTGGGCGCCCAGAACGGGCCGAGTCTCGTGGCCGGTCCGTGGCTGCACGTCGACGGCTCGAAGGCGCAGATTGCGGCGCTGATCACCCGCGGCGTGCCGCGTGAGGAGTTCAAGAACAGCGAGCGCCCGTTTGCGATGCGGCCCCGTGGCGGCCCGATGAACCTCACCGACGCCCAGGTGCAGGACCTCGCCGCCTACGTCGTTTCGATCTCACGCGCCAAGTCCGCGCGCTAA
- a CDS encoding DUF885 family protein, whose translation MSKPLALFALLLAIAPLQAQRLAAPSPNAISELRDTILVYGQDRGALLRRWTVPYSVDRAARMRTFYTEWRARLQRIDFARLSQEGRIDYLLLDNRLRQELDQLQRDDRLAAEMKSYVPFASTIAGFEEARRRLETPNGQLAGRALADMAKQIDSLTKAVRARAPQSAQIPRAERITGLRTVEYLGDLQTQLRNWNRFSSGYDPEFTWWTADPFRRVNDGITGYQRAIREVVIGQKQGEEEPIIGDPIGVAGVNADLAFEMIAYTPQELLALAEKEFAWIEAEQRKAAREMGFGDDWRGALEKVKQAFVPPGDQPAMVRDLARSAVKFITDRDLVTVPPLADEVWRMEMMPPRQQLVSPFFLGGEIIQVAYPTDSMQHDDKLMAMRGNNPHFSLATVHHELIPGHHLQGFMTQRYNAHRQMFSTPFWGEGWALWWEMLLWDNQFAPTPEDRMGMLFWRSHRAARIIFSLRFQMGQMTPQEAVDFLVNRVGHERANAEAEVRRSFNGTYSPMYQAAYMLGGLQFRALHTELVKSGRMTNKEFHDAILQGGRMPVEMVRARMLNLPLTRDWKPAWRFYN comes from the coding sequence ATGTCGAAGCCCCTGGCCCTGTTCGCGCTGCTGCTCGCCATCGCGCCGCTGCAAGCCCAGCGGCTCGCCGCGCCGTCGCCCAACGCCATCAGCGAGCTGCGGGACACCATCCTCGTCTACGGCCAGGACCGCGGCGCGCTGCTGCGGCGCTGGACGGTCCCGTACTCGGTAGATCGCGCCGCGCGCATGCGCACGTTCTATACGGAGTGGCGCGCGCGACTCCAACGCATTGACTTCGCGCGGCTCTCGCAGGAAGGCAGGATCGACTACCTCCTGCTCGACAACCGCCTTCGCCAGGAGCTCGATCAACTCCAGCGCGACGACCGTCTCGCCGCCGAGATGAAGTCCTACGTGCCGTTCGCTTCGACCATCGCGGGATTCGAAGAGGCGCGCCGTCGCCTCGAGACGCCCAATGGTCAGCTGGCCGGTCGTGCGCTGGCCGACATGGCGAAGCAGATCGACTCGCTGACCAAAGCCGTGCGCGCCCGCGCGCCGCAGAGCGCGCAGATCCCGCGCGCCGAGCGCATCACCGGCCTGCGCACGGTCGAGTACCTCGGCGACCTGCAGACCCAGCTGCGCAACTGGAACCGCTTCTCGTCGGGCTACGATCCGGAGTTCACGTGGTGGACGGCCGATCCGTTCCGGCGCGTGAATGACGGCATCACGGGCTACCAGCGCGCCATCCGCGAAGTCGTGATTGGGCAGAAGCAGGGCGAGGAGGAGCCGATCATCGGCGACCCGATCGGCGTGGCCGGCGTGAACGCCGACCTCGCGTTCGAGATGATTGCCTACACGCCGCAGGAACTGCTGGCGCTGGCCGAGAAGGAGTTCGCGTGGATCGAAGCCGAGCAGCGGAAGGCGGCGCGCGAGATGGGCTTCGGCGACGACTGGCGAGGTGCGCTCGAGAAGGTGAAGCAGGCCTTCGTGCCGCCGGGCGACCAGCCGGCCATGGTGCGCGACCTCGCGCGCTCGGCGGTGAAGTTCATCACCGACCGCGACCTCGTGACCGTGCCGCCGCTCGCCGACGAGGTGTGGCGTATGGAGATGATGCCGCCCCGGCAGCAGCTGGTGTCGCCGTTCTTCCTCGGGGGCGAGATCATCCAGGTCGCGTATCCAACCGACTCGATGCAGCACGACGACAAGTTGATGGCGATGCGCGGCAACAATCCGCACTTCTCGTTGGCGACCGTGCACCACGAGCTGATTCCCGGGCATCACCTGCAGGGCTTCATGACGCAGCGCTACAATGCGCACCGCCAGATGTTCAGCACGCCGTTCTGGGGGGAGGGCTGGGCGCTGTGGTGGGAGATGCTGCTGTGGGACAACCAGTTTGCGCCGACGCCCGAGGACCGCATGGGCATGTTGTTCTGGCGTTCGCACCGCGCCGCGCGGATCATCTTCTCGCTGCGATTCCAGATGGGCCAGATGACGCCGCAGGAAGCCGTGGACTTCCTGGTGAATCGCGTGGGCCACGAACGCGCGAACGCCGAGGCAGAGGTGCGGCGCTCGTTCAACGGCACGTACTCGCCGATGTACCAGGCGGCCTACATGCTCGGCGGCCTGCAGTTCCGCGCGTTGCATACGGAGCTCGTGAAGAGCGGGCGCATGACGAACAAGGAGTTCCACGACGCTATCCTGCAGGGTGGGCGGATGCCCGTCGAGATGGTGCGGGCGCGGATGCTGAACCTGCCGCTTACGCGCGACTGGAAGCCGGCGTGGCGTTTCTACAATTGA